CAAATTATTTTCCGCTGCTGGCTATCAGGTTCATTACCGAGTTAAACATCACAAACTGATTTTCAAATTTTTGCGCTTGCAATTGCTGAAACCAGTTGAAATGTTTCTTCATGAAATAATCAAGACTATGGCGCGAGTCGGCTACGTATTGTACGCAATAGGTAACGCCTTCGTTGGGCGAGTCGAGCACGCTCAGGATAGTGTATGAGTTAAACCAGCCGGTTTTCATAATGGCCGGAATTTGTTCTTCTTGCATCCACTGCACCCACTGGTGGTGAACGGCCTCATCCATCACATAGGTTTCATTGTAAACTATCATCGGGCAAAGATATTTATTTGCATAGAAAGTCCTCTCCTTTGGAGAGGATTTAGGAGAGGTTTACGTCCCATTCATCTTATCGCCCCTCAACGTTCTGAAACGCTTGCGGGCCTCGTTGATATACAGGCTGCCAGGATAATCGGTAATGATTTTCTGATAATAGCTTTTAGCCTGTTCCTTATCATTGAGCTGGTTCTCGTAAATATCGCCCAGCATAAAAACGGCATCATCGGCCCAAAGGCCGTATTGGTGTTGCTCGGCAATGGTCTTCAAATTGGGCACGGCAGCTTTATAATCTTTTTGTTGCAGGTAGATGCGCGCTTTGGCCATCAGGATATCGTCTACCAGTGAGTTGCCGGGATATTTCTTGTCGATGCTATCCAGTGTCATCATGGCTTTGTCTGGCTGTTGCATAAAGATCAGCAGATCTGCACGGGCATACATTTTCAGGGCCAGGCCGGCGCTGTCGGCCCCGGCGGTGTTATCGCTAATGAGCAGGGAGAGGTTTAGCGCATCATTGGCAATCAGCTGACTGGTAGCAGCCTTCAATACATCCAGCTGGCCTTTGGCCCATTTAAAATCGCCGGTATAGTAAGCCAGCTTGGCGTTACGCAGCTTGGCGTCCTGTCCAAGGTTATCGTTATTGCTTTTCTCTACCTGACTGTACAACAGGGTGGCTTCCCAGGGCTGGTTGGTCATCAGGTAAATATCACCCAGATCAAGCTTGCAGATGGCCAGCATATTGCCACTTACGTTGGTGATTTTTATGGCATCTTCCAGCAGTTTTTGGGCATCTTCCAGTTTGTGTAGCTTAAATGCTTCCAGTAGCGCCAGGCGTTCCATGGCAAACACGGTAGACGAAGACCGACCAAACTCAGTGAGCAGATCGTTATAATCTTTCTCCAAGCTCAGCAGATCAGCCTGGGTGTATTTATCGGCCGTTACCTTCAGGTTTTTGGCGTTGATCTGTTCTATTTTGGCTTGCAAATAAAGCGGGTTATTGCTGCCCTTGCCAATCAGGTATTCATATCCGCGTATGGCCTCGTCATAAGCCTGATTGGCCATCAGCGTCTGGCACAGGTCAAAAATACTCTCGCCACCATCATTACGGCGGCGGCTCAGCGCCAGGGCCTGGTTCAGCGCCTGCTCATAGTCTTTTTGCTGCAGGTATTGCCAGGTAAGCATTTCGGGAAAAACCAGCTGCTGCGGATCCTGCTGTATGTGTTTCAGCAGTTCAGTACGTAGCATGTCATAGTCGCCCGGCTCAAAAGTGGTGGCGATGGTATTTTCCGCCTGACTGATATAGCCCGGATTGGCCGGCAAAAAGTTCAGAAACTCGTTAACCATAGCCGCCTTATCTCGTTTAAAACGATACAGGCTGATGAGTTCCATAGTAAAAGCCTGATCGTTCTTGAGCACCTTGCGGCCTTGCAGAAATACCCTGACGGCCATATCCATGTTCTCGCCCTGGTAAAACTGGGTGGCCAGACCGGCAATGTTATTGTAATCGGCGGGCAGATCTTTTAAAATATCGGCATAAACGGCTTCGGCTTTGTCTTTGGCGCCGCTGACCTTATAGATGCGCGCCAGTGCTACATTGTACTGAATGGTGCCGGGGTGTTTGCGCAACAGTTTCTTGGTAGCGCTTTCGGCCTCGTCATATTTCTTTAGCTTGAGCAGGCCTTCCAGGTAATCGTTATAATAAATCTCGTTATTCTGGCGGTAGAGCTTCTGGTAAATTTCCTGCGCTTTTTCATCCTCGCCGTTTGAACTGTACTGGCGGGCCAGGTCAATCTCTCCGCTTTGGGCAAAGGCTTTGACAGCGAAGAAAAGTAAGAAGATGAGTAGCGCCCGTTTCATTTGTTTTTGGTAGCTGGTATTATACAGGTTTGCAATGTTGTCATTGCGAGGAACGGCAGGGGATGAGCATCTGGGTGACGAAGCAATCTCGTCACATTGCAGATGACGAGATTGCTTCGTCGTTCCTCCTCGCAATGACAAGGTGTTTATTTTCCGTATTTGGGTTACTTAAAAGTATCATTTTAAATGAAAATACAGATATATATCTTAACGCTAAAAGCGGGTAAAATTGTAGTGACATTAGGCCCGGTCGAACTAAAATAGCTATTTTGACCTGATTAATTAGTTAGTGACAAGTGCGTAGAACATCAAAGCAAATATATTTTCTGAGTGTTTTTTTGCTGATGATTGTCTTGCAGGCTTGTAAAGACAAGCAGGTGAGCGAGATACCTGTGCGTAATTTCTTCAAGATCCCCGATAAAAGCAGTTTCAAGATCTCGCCCGACGGTAAGTACATCTCCTACCTGAAACCCTACAAAGATCAGCAGAACATCTTCATCCAATCGCTGACAGACGGTACCGAGAAAAGAATAACATCTTACACCGATTTTGCGGTGCGCGATTACGTGTGGACCTTTGATAACCAGATAGTTTATTACCAGAACGCTGATAAAAAAGCTACTAACCCAGGCGACAGGCCGATAGACCAGTTCAGGATGTATGCGTTTGATCTGGGGACGATGAAGAACCGTGTGTTGCTTACCCAGGAGAAGATCCGCATTAAAATACTGGGCCGTGCCAAGCAGCAACCTGATATATTGAGCGTGGTGATGAACAAACGCGACTCCACCAATTTTGATGTTTATAAACTGAATATCCAGACAGGTGAGCTGAAGCCCTACGTCATTAACCCCGGTAATATTACCGAGTGGTACTCTGATCCTGACGGGCGCATCCACCTGGCCAAATCGTCAGACGGGGTAAACGAGTCGATCTTGTATCGGCATACCGAGTCGGCACCGTTTAAAACCATCATCAAAAACAACTTTAAAAACTCGGTAGTGCCTATTGCTTTTACCGGCGAGGGGAACCTGTTTTATGCGCTATCAAACGTTGATCGTGATAAAACCGCCCTCGTAGAAATCAATGCTGAAACCGGGAAAGAAGAAAAGGTAGACTACGCCAGTGATAAAGCCGATATCAGCGATTATAGCTATTCGCGCAACAAACGCCGCATGGAGTCTATATCATGGGTGGATGCCAAGCAGCAAACCTACTTTCTGAATGCGGCTACCAAAGCCATTTATGATGACGTTAGCGCCAAACTGCATGGCATCAAAATAAAAATTACCGATCGCGATAGTGCCGAGCGTAAGTTTATCATTTATACCTATGCCGATCGTGATCCGGGTTCATACTACCTGTACGAGAAAGACGGCAAGAAACTGACCAAGATTGGTGATCTGAACAGCAGCCTGAAACATGATCTGCTGTGTGAGATCAAACCCATCTCATTCAAAGCTTCTGACGGGATGCAGATCAACGGGTACCTTACCCTGCCGCAAACCCAAAAGCAAACCAACCTGCCGGTGGTAGTGCTGGTGCATAACGGTCCGTGGAGGCGCGATGGCTGGGGGTATAACAGCGAGCTGCAGTTTTTGGCTAATCGTGGCTATGCCGTGTTCCAGGTAAATTACCGTGGTTCTACCGGTTACGGCAAGGCTTATTACAGCGCAGGCTTTAAACAGGTAGGCGGCAAAATGCAGCAAGACATTGCTGATGGCGTGAAATGGCTCATCGCTCAAAAAATTGCCAATCCTAAAAAGGTGGCCATTATGGGTAGTGGCTTTGGTGGTTTTAGCGCGCTGTATGGCGTATCAACCCATCCGGAGCTGTATAGCTGCGCGGTGGTGCAGTCGGGTTTAATCAACTTCTTTACTTATATTAAAGATGTGCCGCCATACTTTAAATCATCTGTAAGGATGATGTATGAGATGGTAGGCAATCCCGAAACCGATGCAGATCAACTGCGTAATATCTCGCCGGTGTTTCATACCGATAAGTTTAAGGCGCCGCTGCTGATATTCCAGGGAGGGCGAGACCCGCGTGCCAACGTGAGCGAGCTTACCCAGTTTGTAAGCGAACTGAAACGCCGCAAGGTGCCAGTAACATACATTTATAAAAAAGACGAACGCCAAAGCTGGGGAGGCCATAACCGCATGGAAATGTATGCTGAAATAGAGCGCTTTCTGGATACTAATATGCGCGTTAAACCGTAGGTTTGTACTTTATGCGGGTTCCAGATAACGCTTACCGGAAAAATTTTCTGCTCATTATCACCTTCCTGATCATGATATCGGTAAGCTTGGTTATTGCCCTTATCATTACCTATAACTTTACCCAGAAATACGTACAAAACGAGTTCGACTCGCGCAAGAGCGATATCCTGGAACAGACCACCAAACCCTACTTTGATTTTTTCAGGAACAAGATTCCAGAGATCACTTCCTACAATGGTTTCCTGGATTCGGCTTCGGCGGCTAAATATGCATCATCGGTATTTATCAGCTATCCGTTTGTAAACCGCATGGTGTTTTATAACATCGTTATCGGCAATCAATCTGCCGAGCACATGAAGGGTAAGCTGGGTATTGCCGTAAAGGCCAGTTACGTTTACACGGAACATAACGGCAGACTGGCCGAAGTGCGTCGTGCCAGACCATCAGAAGAAACAGATTTTAAACCGATGGCCGACAGGCTGAGTAACTATATTGCCACTGCCGATACCACCCGCGGCCCCAACCAGGACGAGCAGTTTAAAACGTTTTATGATGTGCAGTCGGGCAAGATCAGTTATCTCAATATCCCACGCCCGCAAGAGATAAAAACCTATCGCGAGTTGCAGCGTAGCGGCAGGCCGTCCGCCTTCTATCCGCAGAACATGATGACCTTCTTTCTGGATGCTGCAGATCTGGAAGTGAAAAATTCGCACAAAGAACTCTACCAGGAAGTAAGCGTGCAGCCGGTGGTTTATGACCCGCTGGATACCGGCGCCGACAAGCTCTCTACTGAAGCCGCCTTCCCCGGTGCGTTTGCTAACTATAAACTCTACTTCCGGTCAGACAGGGATTACCTGGGCAGCGAGGTGGCCCGTCGCTTTACGCCAACGGCTGCTATCATCCTGCTCATCTACCTGTTTCTGGTGGTAATTGGCTGGCTCATTTACCGTAATCTCAACATCAACATCAGGCTTTTTAAGCTGCAATACGATTTCATCAATAATTTTACACACGAGTTTAAAACGCCCGTAAGTGTGATAAAAATAGCCGGCTCAAACCTGCGCAGCGAGGCCGAACTGACCGAACGCCAGCGTAAACATTATGGCAAGATACTGGACGAGGAAGCCGACAAGCTGAACAATCTGATGAACAAGTTGTTATCGTTTACACAGATTGAAAATCGGTCAATACAGATTAAAAAAGAGGAAATTGACGTAGAACAGTTCATTACCACTTACCTTGATATGTTCAGGCTGAAGTATCATGATCTGAAGCTGAGCTATAAGATAACCGGGGTGAAAACGTTTGTAACAGACCCGGTGCTGTTGGGGAGCCTTTTCCAGAACCTGATAGAGAATGCCTACAAATATTCGGCACCGGATAAGCGTGAGGTGAAGATCAGGATTTTGACAGAGCGAAGGAATATTGTATTTTCATTCGCTGATAAAGGGATTGGGATACCCAAGAGTGAGTTGGAGAATGTGTTTAAGAAATTTTATCGCATAGAGAATAAATACAACCAGAATGGCAGCGTGGGGCTGGGCCTGGCGTTTTGTAAAGAACTGGTTAATTTTATGGATGGCGATATCACCGTAAAAAGTAAAGAGAACGAAGGCTCGGAGTTTATAGTAACCCTGCCTATTGACAGTTAGATTTGAGATGTGAGATATGAGATATGAGATTTTGTTTGGTCATAAATGATCTGTTTGCAAGTCTTCTGTCTCAAATCTCATATCTCAGATCTCATATCTAACCAATAATGAACAAAGAAATAAAAATTGCACTGGTTGAAGACGACGAGAACCTGCGTTTTCTGGTAGCAGAGCGCCTGCACACTGAAGGTTACAAAGTTTATGAGGCCGCCAATGGCGACGAGGCCGAAAAAATGATTGTGGAAGAGCAGCCCGATATTGTTCTGCTCGACTGGATGTTGCCCGGTAAGCAGGGTTCTGAGGTTTGTGCCAACATCAGGCAGAAAGGTTTTGATAAGCTGATTATCATGATGACGGCCAAAGCGCAGGATATTGATAAAATTGAGGCCTACAACTTCGGCGTGTCTGATTATATTACCAAGCCGTTTAACATGGATGTGCTGGTGGCTTTGATTGATAACAAGATCAAGTTTTCGATGAGCATTGAGAAAACCGAATCGTACAAGTTTGCCAATATGGAGCATCAGCCTAATACCCACACGCTGATCAAAGACGGCCGCAAGGTGGAGCTGACCATACTGGAAAACCGCATTCTGCTATACTTCCTCAAAAACAAAAACAAGGTAATTAACCGCGAAGAACTGATGATGGAAGTATGGGGCTATAACGCCGATGTAAATACCCGTACACTGGATATGCACATTGTGCGCCTGCGTAAAAAGATAGAAGACAACCCAGATTCACCTAAATACCTGCAAACGGTAAGGGGCATTGGCTACAAATTTGTTTTGTAGTGAGTGGTGAATAGTGAGTCATAAATATTGATAAAAACGAGAAAAGCGGCTTATGCCGCTTTTCTCGTTTTTATACTTTATGTCATCCTGAGCGGTAGCGAAGGATCTCTGAGGACAGTCCGTAATGATTTGCGGCAGAGATGCTTCGTTCCTCAGCATGACATGAGGTAGCCCAATGACTAATGCCCGATCACCAATGACCCACTAACCGGAACACCCGCAGGGGTAATGCCCTGTACAATAACTTTTCCGGCTTCGCCATTGTTTAAAAAGTTGATGCTGGCATGGCCGCTGGCATCGGCATGTACGTCTGGTTCCCAGTGGATGGTAGGGCGGTAGCCGGCCTTGGTTACCTCTTTCTCATTAGCTGGTTTATAAAATACCCTAGCCTGGTAATAGCCGTCTCTAAATGTTTGTAATGAGCCTGGGTTGTCTATCGTGGCATCATCAACCAGATAAAGGTAGAGCAGGAAATAATCCTGTAACTGGCCCTCTGTTATTTTAGTGGCATTGAGCGAGTGATCTGTACCAATCATCGGCTTAAACACAATCTTTTTAAACTTGGTAATAGGCATGTTGTAATATTGAATGCGGTAGGCGTTGGCCTGGGCGGTATCGTCCATATTCAGCTCCACATCATTTATAAACAGCAGTGGTTGTTTACGCATATAATAAATGCCGTTATCATCTGCGCCGGCCTGCGTTGCGCCTTTCATTTTTTGCAGCAGGTACCATTCTAAGGTTTTGTATTGTTTGTCATCCGGAGTGATGTTGAACATTTGCTGGTCGCCCCATGTAGTAAGCACTTTGCCGCCGCGCAGCACCACACTGCTTCTGTTGGCCCGCACTTTTACTTCTTTTAGTTGGGTTACGTCGGGGCGTTTAGCATCGAGAGCCAGTTGCACCTGGCCGGCTTTAGCTATGCCAATGCTGTCTTGCTTTGCAAGCTTGTTAAATGCCATGGGCGCAACTGCCGCAACCGTCAAGTTTTTATCTAACTGGATGCTGCCTTGTTTTACGCCTTTATCGTTTAACGCGGCCATCTTAATATTTTCTTTGCCGTACCAGATCAATCCAGGGAAGTGGAAGCGACCGTCGGCATCGCTGCGGGCAGATTGCAGGGTACCGCCCTTAGCTTCGGGCGCAAATAAAGATAGATTAAGGTTAGGTATAGGGCTCTCGGTATTGTCGTCTGTTACTTTGCCGTCAATAGGTATGCCTTCTTCCATCATATAGCTAATATGGATGCCCGAGTCAATGAGCCTGCGCCACACAAAATCGCGCCAGCCCTGGGTAAGCAGCAGCATATCTACCTGCTTAAAGCGGTTAACGTTGGTGGTATCAAAATAGCGGGCTGCATGGTGGATCTGTCCGCGCAGTTCAGACCCCAGCAGCAGGTAAGCGGCAATGTCATCTTGTTGCAGGGCAACGCTTTGGTCAACCACCGCTACAGAAAGGTTGGCGTTGGGTTTTGTACCGATGTTAAGCGTAACCGGCTCGCTGGTTTTGTAAACTTTTTTGTTGGTATTAAGGCTGATGTTGCTTTGTCCCGGATGATGGATGTACACCAGGCGCTCGCAATGCGGTTTGTTTTGGTCGTCATAAATAGTTACTGCCGATACACCTTCTGGCAGGGTGGCAGTAGGTATCCGCGCAGCCAGCTGGTTACCAGTTAACTGAATATC
This region of Mucilaginibacter yixingensis genomic DNA includes:
- a CDS encoding DUF4286 family protein; translation: MIVYNETYVMDEAVHHQWVQWMQEEQIPAIMKTGWFNSYTILSVLDSPNEGVTYCVQYVADSRHSLDYFMKKHFNWFQQLQAQKFENQFVMFNSVMNLIASSGK
- a CDS encoding tetratricopeptide repeat protein encodes the protein MKRALLIFLLFFAVKAFAQSGEIDLARQYSSNGEDEKAQEIYQKLYRQNNEIYYNDYLEGLLKLKKYDEAESATKKLLRKHPGTIQYNVALARIYKVSGAKDKAEAVYADILKDLPADYNNIAGLATQFYQGENMDMAVRVFLQGRKVLKNDQAFTMELISLYRFKRDKAAMVNEFLNFLPANPGYISQAENTIATTFEPGDYDMLRTELLKHIQQDPQQLVFPEMLTWQYLQQKDYEQALNQALALSRRRNDGGESIFDLCQTLMANQAYDEAIRGYEYLIGKGSNNPLYLQAKIEQINAKNLKVTADKYTQADLLSLEKDYNDLLTEFGRSSSTVFAMERLALLEAFKLHKLEDAQKLLEDAIKITNVSGNMLAICKLDLGDIYLMTNQPWEATLLYSQVEKSNNDNLGQDAKLRNAKLAYYTGDFKWAKGQLDVLKAATSQLIANDALNLSLLISDNTAGADSAGLALKMYARADLLIFMQQPDKAMMTLDSIDKKYPGNSLVDDILMAKARIYLQQKDYKAAVPNLKTIAEQHQYGLWADDAVFMLGDIYENQLNDKEQAKSYYQKIITDYPGSLYINEARKRFRTLRGDKMNGT
- a CDS encoding prolyl oligopeptidase family serine peptidase; amino-acid sequence: MIVLQACKDKQVSEIPVRNFFKIPDKSSFKISPDGKYISYLKPYKDQQNIFIQSLTDGTEKRITSYTDFAVRDYVWTFDNQIVYYQNADKKATNPGDRPIDQFRMYAFDLGTMKNRVLLTQEKIRIKILGRAKQQPDILSVVMNKRDSTNFDVYKLNIQTGELKPYVINPGNITEWYSDPDGRIHLAKSSDGVNESILYRHTESAPFKTIIKNNFKNSVVPIAFTGEGNLFYALSNVDRDKTALVEINAETGKEEKVDYASDKADISDYSYSRNKRRMESISWVDAKQQTYFLNAATKAIYDDVSAKLHGIKIKITDRDSAERKFIIYTYADRDPGSYYLYEKDGKKLTKIGDLNSSLKHDLLCEIKPISFKASDGMQINGYLTLPQTQKQTNLPVVVLVHNGPWRRDGWGYNSELQFLANRGYAVFQVNYRGSTGYGKAYYSAGFKQVGGKMQQDIADGVKWLIAQKIANPKKVAIMGSGFGGFSALYGVSTHPELYSCAVVQSGLINFFTYIKDVPPYFKSSVRMMYEMVGNPETDADQLRNISPVFHTDKFKAPLLIFQGGRDPRANVSELTQFVSELKRRKVPVTYIYKKDERQSWGGHNRMEMYAEIERFLDTNMRVKP
- a CDS encoding sensor histidine kinase KdpD; this translates as MRVPDNAYRKNFLLIITFLIMISVSLVIALIITYNFTQKYVQNEFDSRKSDILEQTTKPYFDFFRNKIPEITSYNGFLDSASAAKYASSVFISYPFVNRMVFYNIVIGNQSAEHMKGKLGIAVKASYVYTEHNGRLAEVRRARPSEETDFKPMADRLSNYIATADTTRGPNQDEQFKTFYDVQSGKISYLNIPRPQEIKTYRELQRSGRPSAFYPQNMMTFFLDAADLEVKNSHKELYQEVSVQPVVYDPLDTGADKLSTEAAFPGAFANYKLYFRSDRDYLGSEVARRFTPTAAIILLIYLFLVVIGWLIYRNLNINIRLFKLQYDFINNFTHEFKTPVSVIKIAGSNLRSEAELTERQRKHYGKILDEEADKLNNLMNKLLSFTQIENRSIQIKKEEIDVEQFITTYLDMFRLKYHDLKLSYKITGVKTFVTDPVLLGSLFQNLIENAYKYSAPDKREVKIRILTERRNIVFSFADKGIGIPKSELENVFKKFYRIENKYNQNGSVGLGLAFCKELVNFMDGDITVKSKENEGSEFIVTLPIDS
- a CDS encoding response regulator transcription factor, with protein sequence MNKEIKIALVEDDENLRFLVAERLHTEGYKVYEAANGDEAEKMIVEEQPDIVLLDWMLPGKQGSEVCANIRQKGFDKLIIMMTAKAQDIDKIEAYNFGVSDYITKPFNMDVLVALIDNKIKFSMSIEKTESYKFANMEHQPNTHTLIKDGRKVELTILENRILLYFLKNKNKVINREELMMEVWGYNADVNTRTLDMHIVRLRKKIEDNPDSPKYLQTVRGIGYKFVL